The Hymenobacter oligotrophus genome has a window encoding:
- the carA gene encoding glutamine-hydrolyzing carbamoyl-phosphate synthase small subunit codes for MENAKSVKLVLEDGTEIQGQSFGAFTSAAGEVVFSTAMTGYPENLTDPSFAGQILVLTYPIVGNYGVPGEELYESISRIFESDKIHVAGLVVNYYSEEHSHWHAAKSLGEWLAEYNIPGICGVDTRMLTKKLREKGAMLGKIVAAEDVPLHDPNQDNLVAQVSPEGVQHYGTGRHKIVLVDCGTKTNIIRCFLERDVELIRVPWDYDFTQLDYDGLFLSNGPGDPKMCTATIEHLQKALTQDKPIFGICLGSQLMGLAAGGDTFKLKYGHRSHNQPVKLTGTQRSYITSQNHGFAVDTATLPADWDMLFENLNDGTCEGIKHKTKPFFSTQFHPEAAGGPQDTEFLFDQFLDEVEKYKAGK; via the coding sequence GTGGAAAACGCTAAATCGGTGAAGCTGGTGCTAGAAGACGGCACCGAAATCCAAGGACAATCGTTCGGGGCGTTTACCTCGGCCGCGGGCGAAGTGGTGTTCAGCACGGCCATGACCGGCTACCCCGAAAACCTCACCGATCCGTCCTTTGCCGGGCAGATACTGGTGCTCACCTACCCCATCGTGGGCAACTACGGCGTGCCGGGCGAGGAGCTATACGAGTCGATTTCCCGCATTTTCGAATCGGACAAGATTCACGTGGCGGGCCTGGTGGTGAACTACTACTCCGAGGAGCACAGCCACTGGCACGCCGCCAAGAGCCTGGGCGAGTGGCTGGCCGAATACAACATTCCCGGCATCTGCGGCGTGGACACGCGCATGCTCACCAAAAAGCTGCGCGAGAAGGGCGCCATGCTCGGTAAAATCGTGGCCGCAGAGGACGTGCCCCTGCACGACCCCAACCAGGACAACCTAGTAGCCCAGGTGAGCCCCGAGGGCGTGCAGCACTACGGCACGGGCAGACACAAAATCGTGCTGGTGGACTGCGGCACCAAGACCAACATCATCCGCTGCTTCCTGGAGCGCGACGTGGAGCTGATCCGCGTGCCCTGGGACTACGACTTCACCCAGCTCGACTACGACGGCCTGTTCCTGAGCAACGGCCCCGGCGACCCGAAAATGTGCACCGCCACCATCGAGCACCTGCAAAAGGCGCTGACGCAGGACAAGCCCATCTTCGGCATCTGCCTAGGCTCCCAACTCATGGGCCTGGCGGCCGGCGGCGACACCTTCAAGCTCAAGTACGGCCACCGCAGCCACAACCAGCCCGTCAAGCTCACGGGCACCCAGCGCAGCTACATCACCAGCCAGAACCACGGCTTCGCAGTGGACACGGCCACGCTGCCCGCCGACTGGGACATGCTGTTCGAGAACCTTAACGACGGCACCTGCGAAGGCATTAAGCACAAGACCAAACCCTTCTTCTCCACCCAATTCCACCCCGAAGCCGCCGGCGGCCCCCAGGACACGGAGTTTCTGTTCGACCAGTTCCTGGACGAGGTAGAGAAGTACAAGGCTGGCAAGTAG
- a CDS encoding GIY-YIG nuclease family protein, whose amino-acid sequence MYVYILTNPTQTVLYIGVTNDLARRLYEHSQGRGDAGRFTGRYQADLLVYFEQCPDATQAIAREKQLKGWTRQKKDALIAAFNPTWQAIDLQSWSM is encoded by the coding sequence ATGTACGTCTACATCCTGACCAACCCGACCCAAACCGTGCTCTACATCGGCGTCACCAATGATCTGGCCCGCCGCCTCTACGAGCACAGTCAGGGCCGTGGCGACGCGGGCAGGTTCACCGGGCGGTATCAGGCGGATTTACTGGTGTACTTCGAGCAGTGCCCGGATGCTACGCAGGCCATTGCGCGAGAAAAGCAGCTGAAAGGCTGGACGCGGCAGAAGAAGGACGCGCTGATTGCGGCGTTTAATCCGACGTGGCAGGCTATTGATTTGCAGTCGTGGAGTATGTAA
- the carB gene encoding carbamoyl-phosphate synthase (glutamine-hydrolyzing) large subunit produces MNKPNKVLILGSGALKIGEAGEFDYSGSQALKALKEEGIRTILINPNIATVQTSDDIADDVYFLPVTPYFVEEVIKKEQPDGILVAFGGQTALNCAVALYRAGVFEKYNVRVLGTPVQSIIDTEDRDIFKEKLDQIGVLTARSEAVTSIEDALAAGERIGFPIIVRAAFALGGLGSGFANNMDELRTLAQKAFSTSDQILVEESLKGWKEVEYEVVRDQFDNCITVCNMENFDPIGIHTGESIVVAPSQTLSNREYHKLRSIGIKTIRHLGIVGECNIQYALDPYSEEYRVIEVNARLSRSSALASKATGYPLAFVAAKLSLGYSLAELKNSVTQTTSAFFEPSLDYLVVKLPRWDLGKFSGVQRQIGSAMKSVGEVMAIGKTFEEAIQKGLRMLDTGRRGFVANKPESLLDNASLDTLLNEPNEERIFAINQAFEAGYDVDRVYELTRIDRWFLQRLYGIYQLGQQLSAKRNNGGLDALDTDLLRQAKKSGFSDQQLAFQLLGPAEVKANEMLVRARRKALGVLPVIKQIDTLAAEFPAQTNYLYLTYHGTENDLAPEADKSVVVLGSGVYRIGSSVEFDWCGVNAAQTVNEEGYKSIIINYNPETVSTDYDVSDRLYFEELSYERVMDILDFEQPQGVILSTGGQIPNNIATRLEQAGAPILGTAAARIDEAENRHKFSSILDELGIAQPRWSELTTMEAIYDFVKQVGFPVLIRPSYVLSGAAMNVVSNVQELQEYLKLAVDVSAEYPVVVSEFIQEAKEIELDAVADKGEIVSYAISEHVEFAGVHSGDATMYYPPQRVYVGTVRKLKVIAEKIAKRFQISGPFNIQFLEKNREIRVIECNLRASRSFPFVSKVSGHNLIKKATKVLLGVPVERDASELVYDLPFVGVKASQFSFTRLQGADPVLRVDMTSTGEVGCLGDTAEEALLKSLLSVGYRIPERSVLISSGPLTSKVALLESAQVLVQKGYTLYATHGTHSFFAENGVPSSLVYWPDELQEPNALTYLRERKIDLVINIPRNMTKGELDNDYKVRRTAVDFNIPLITNARLAKAFIHAFTTLKLEDLSIKSWKEFKAEAVSVEA; encoded by the coding sequence ATGAACAAGCCCAACAAAGTCCTCATCCTCGGTTCCGGCGCCCTCAAAATCGGGGAGGCCGGTGAGTTCGATTACTCCGGTTCGCAGGCCCTCAAGGCGCTGAAAGAGGAAGGCATCCGCACCATCCTCATCAACCCCAACATTGCCACCGTGCAAACGTCGGACGACATTGCCGACGACGTGTACTTCCTGCCCGTGACGCCCTACTTCGTGGAGGAAGTCATCAAGAAGGAGCAGCCCGACGGCATTCTGGTGGCCTTCGGCGGCCAGACGGCTCTCAACTGCGCCGTGGCCTTGTACCGCGCCGGCGTGTTCGAGAAGTACAACGTGCGCGTGCTCGGCACGCCCGTGCAGAGCATCATCGACACCGAGGACCGCGACATCTTCAAGGAAAAGCTCGACCAGATCGGCGTGCTCACGGCCCGCAGCGAAGCCGTGACCAGCATCGAGGACGCGCTGGCAGCCGGGGAGCGGATTGGCTTCCCCATCATCGTTCGCGCCGCCTTTGCCCTAGGTGGCCTGGGCAGCGGCTTCGCCAACAACATGGACGAGCTGCGCACCCTGGCCCAAAAGGCCTTCTCCACGTCGGACCAGATTCTGGTGGAAGAGTCCTTGAAAGGCTGGAAAGAGGTGGAGTACGAAGTGGTGCGCGACCAGTTCGACAACTGCATCACCGTCTGCAACATGGAGAACTTCGACCCCATCGGTATCCACACTGGCGAGAGCATCGTGGTGGCCCCGTCGCAGACCTTGAGCAACCGCGAGTACCACAAGCTGCGCAGCATCGGCATCAAGACCATCCGCCACCTGGGCATCGTGGGCGAGTGCAACATTCAATACGCCCTCGACCCGTACTCGGAGGAATACCGCGTGATTGAGGTGAATGCCCGTTTGTCGCGCTCCTCGGCCCTGGCTTCCAAGGCCACCGGCTACCCGCTGGCTTTCGTGGCCGCCAAGCTGAGCCTGGGCTACTCGCTGGCCGAGCTGAAAAACAGCGTCACGCAGACCACCTCGGCCTTCTTCGAACCGTCGTTGGACTACCTGGTGGTGAAGCTGCCGCGCTGGGACCTAGGGAAGTTTTCGGGCGTGCAGCGCCAGATCGGCTCGGCCATGAAGAGCGTGGGCGAGGTCATGGCCATCGGCAAAACCTTCGAGGAAGCCATTCAGAAGGGTTTGCGCATGCTGGATACGGGCCGGCGCGGCTTCGTGGCCAACAAGCCCGAGTCGTTGCTCGACAACGCCAGCCTCGATACGCTGCTGAACGAGCCGAACGAGGAGCGCATCTTCGCCATCAACCAAGCCTTCGAAGCCGGCTACGACGTGGACCGCGTGTACGAGCTGACGCGCATCGACCGGTGGTTTTTGCAGCGCCTCTACGGCATCTACCAGCTGGGCCAGCAACTCAGCGCGAAGCGCAACAACGGCGGCCTCGACGCCCTCGACACCGACCTGCTGCGCCAGGCCAAGAAGTCGGGCTTTTCAGACCAGCAGCTGGCCTTCCAGCTCCTTGGCCCGGCCGAGGTGAAAGCCAACGAAATGCTGGTGCGCGCCCGCCGCAAGGCCCTAGGTGTGCTGCCCGTCATCAAGCAAATCGACACGCTGGCGGCCGAATTCCCGGCCCAGACCAACTACCTCTACCTCACCTACCACGGCACCGAAAACGACCTGGCGCCCGAAGCCGACAAGTCGGTGGTGGTGCTGGGCTCGGGCGTGTACCGCATCGGCTCGTCGGTGGAGTTTGACTGGTGCGGCGTGAATGCGGCCCAAACGGTGAACGAGGAGGGCTACAAGTCCATCATCATCAACTACAACCCCGAAACCGTCTCGACCGACTACGACGTGTCGGACCGCCTGTACTTCGAGGAGCTGTCGTACGAACGGGTGATGGACATCCTGGACTTCGAGCAGCCGCAGGGCGTGATTCTGAGCACCGGCGGGCAGATACCGAACAACATTGCCACTCGCCTGGAGCAGGCCGGCGCGCCCATCCTGGGCACCGCCGCCGCCCGCATCGACGAGGCCGAAAACCGCCACAAGTTCAGCAGCATCCTGGACGAGCTGGGCATTGCCCAACCGCGTTGGAGTGAGCTGACCACCATGGAGGCCATCTACGATTTCGTGAAGCAGGTGGGCTTCCCGGTGCTGATTCGCCCGAGCTACGTGCTGTCGGGCGCGGCCATGAACGTGGTGTCCAACGTGCAAGAGCTGCAGGAATACCTGAAGCTGGCCGTGGACGTCAGCGCCGAGTACCCGGTGGTGGTGTCGGAATTCATCCAGGAAGCCAAGGAAATCGAGCTGGACGCGGTGGCCGACAAGGGCGAAATCGTGTCGTACGCCATATCGGAGCACGTGGAGTTTGCCGGCGTGCACTCCGGCGACGCCACCATGTACTACCCGCCGCAGCGCGTGTACGTAGGCACGGTGCGCAAGCTCAAGGTCATTGCCGAAAAGATTGCCAAGCGCTTCCAGATCAGCGGGCCGTTCAACATCCAGTTCCTGGAGAAAAACCGCGAAATCCGCGTCATCGAGTGCAACCTGCGTGCCTCGCGCAGCTTCCCGTTCGTGAGCAAAGTCTCGGGCCACAACCTGATCAAGAAGGCGACGAAGGTGCTGCTGGGCGTGCCCGTGGAGCGCGACGCGAGCGAGCTGGTGTACGACTTGCCCTTCGTGGGCGTGAAGGCCTCGCAGTTCTCCTTTACCCGCCTGCAAGGCGCCGACCCGGTGCTGCGCGTGGACATGACCTCCACCGGCGAAGTGGGCTGCTTGGGCGACACGGCCGAAGAAGCGCTGCTCAAGTCGCTGCTGTCGGTGGGCTACCGTATTCCGGAGCGCTCGGTGCTGATTTCCAGCGGTCCGCTTACCTCCAAAGTGGCCCTACTGGAATCGGCGCAGGTGCTGGTGCAGAAGGGCTACACCCTCTACGCCACGCACGGCACGCACAGCTTCTTCGCCGAAAACGGCGTGCCCAGTTCCCTGGTCTACTGGCCCGACGAGCTGCAGGAGCCCAACGCCCTGACCTACCTGCGCGAGCGGAAAATTGACTTGGTCATCAACATCCCCCGGAATATGACCAAAGGCGAGCTGGACAACGACTACAAAGTACGCCGCACGGCAGTCGACTTCAACATCCCGCTCATCACCAACGCCCGCCTGGCCAAAGCCTTCATCCACGCCTTCACCACGCTGAAGCTGGAGGATTTGAGCATCAAGAGCTGGAAGGAGTTTAAGGCGGAAGCGGTAAGTGTGGAGGCGTAG
- a CDS encoding energy transducer TonB produces MLQALPITNVRLQPCAVAADKLTPVPGGHFCADCQRVVHDFTNATQLELAEARAASPDGRLCGRFRQAQLAAAPRLRPKLRWCLAALVLVVVESLSAQQAWAQVRQKARTITQKSAAKHLHHKHTKEEETLGIELSGLGDEASELHGNAPTAVKAQQEEHVYGVMLEQMPQFKGGHEALFTYLRSNLRYPSTTASSRVFVSFLVTKTGAIKDARVVKGTDPALDAEALRVVGQMPNWVPAYRNGQPIEAGFTIPITFDNKK; encoded by the coding sequence ATGCTTCAGGCCTTGCCCATCACCAACGTTCGGCTGCAGCCCTGCGCCGTGGCGGCCGATAAGCTCACGCCCGTGCCAGGCGGGCATTTCTGCGCCGACTGCCAGCGCGTGGTGCACGATTTCACCAACGCCACGCAACTTGAGCTAGCCGAAGCCCGGGCTGCCTCGCCCGATGGCCGGCTGTGTGGCCGCTTTCGGCAGGCGCAATTGGCTGCGGCACCTAGGCTGCGGCCAAAGCTTCGGTGGTGTTTGGCGGCTTTGGTGCTGGTGGTTGTGGAAAGCTTATCGGCGCAGCAGGCGTGGGCGCAGGTGCGGCAAAAAGCTCGCACCATTACGCAAAAAAGCGCTGCTAAGCATTTGCATCACAAGCATACCAAAGAAGAGGAAACGCTCGGAATTGAGTTGTCCGGATTAGGGGATGAAGCTTCGGAGCTACACGGCAACGCACCGACTGCTGTGAAGGCGCAACAAGAAGAGCATGTTTACGGCGTGATGCTTGAGCAAATGCCCCAATTTAAAGGCGGCCATGAGGCTTTGTTTACTTATCTGCGTAGCAACCTTCGCTATCCTTCTACCACTGCATCGAGTCGAGTTTTTGTGAGCTTCCTTGTTACAAAAACCGGCGCCATTAAAGATGCGCGAGTGGTGAAAGGTACCGATCCGGCGCTTGATGCGGAGGCGCTTAGGGTTGTTGGACAGATGCCAAATTGGGTACCTGCTTACCGCAATGGCCAACCCATCGAAGCAGGCTTCACGATACCTATCACGTTTGATAACAAGAAGTAA
- a CDS encoding amidohydrolase, which yields MFRLPVLLAAAAGLLALSSAPAAAQKKNPLAGRIDALAARVEPQVIAWRRDIHEHPELGNRETRTAGIVAAELKRLGMEVQTGVGKTGVVGLLRGGKPGPVVALRADMDALPVTEERKVPFASKERTQYNGQEVGVMHACGHDSHVAMLLGTANVLSQLKKDLHGTVKFIFQPAEEGPPAGEEGGAALMVKEGVLDNPKVDAVFGLHVNAQTEAGQIKYRAGGMMASADVFQIRVKGKSAHGAYPWLAVDPVVTASQIVVALQTIVSREVQLTDDAAVVTVGMIHGGVRNNIIPEQVELQGTLRALNAQTRAQLAQSVRRVATNIAEATGATAEVEVRPAAPLTYNDPRLLQQALPTLRNVAGTSAVSEMKAVTGAEDFGCYQEKVPGVYLYLGAMPKGVDPATTAPHHTPGFFLDESGFGLGVRTLANLAVDYLSGKMK from the coding sequence ATGTTCCGCCTTCCTGTTTTGCTGGCCGCCGCTGCTGGGCTGCTGGCGTTAAGCTCGGCCCCGGCCGCAGCCCAAAAGAAAAACCCTTTAGCCGGGCGCATCGATGCGCTCGCGGCGCGCGTAGAGCCGCAGGTAATTGCCTGGCGCCGCGACATCCACGAGCACCCCGAACTGGGCAACCGCGAAACCCGCACGGCCGGCATTGTGGCCGCCGAGCTGAAGCGCCTAGGCATGGAAGTGCAAACCGGCGTGGGCAAAACCGGCGTGGTCGGCCTGCTGCGCGGCGGCAAGCCCGGCCCCGTGGTGGCGTTGCGCGCCGACATGGACGCGCTGCCCGTTACCGAAGAACGCAAGGTGCCGTTTGCCTCCAAGGAGCGCACCCAATACAACGGCCAAGAGGTAGGCGTGATGCACGCCTGCGGCCACGACAGCCACGTGGCCATGTTGCTGGGCACGGCCAACGTGCTCAGTCAGCTGAAAAAAGACCTGCACGGCACCGTTAAGTTCATCTTCCAGCCCGCCGAAGAAGGGCCGCCCGCGGGCGAGGAGGGCGGCGCCGCCCTGATGGTGAAAGAAGGCGTGCTCGACAACCCGAAAGTAGACGCCGTGTTTGGCTTGCACGTCAACGCGCAAACCGAAGCCGGCCAGATTAAGTACCGCGCCGGCGGCATGATGGCCAGCGCCGACGTGTTTCAGATTCGGGTGAAAGGCAAGTCGGCGCACGGGGCCTACCCGTGGCTGGCCGTCGATCCGGTGGTTACGGCCTCGCAGATTGTGGTAGCCCTGCAAACCATCGTGAGCCGCGAGGTGCAGCTCACCGACGACGCCGCGGTGGTTACCGTGGGCATGATTCATGGGGGCGTGCGCAACAACATCATTCCAGAGCAAGTGGAGCTGCAAGGCACCCTGCGCGCCCTCAATGCCCAAACCCGCGCGCAGCTGGCCCAAAGCGTGCGCCGCGTAGCCACCAACATTGCCGAGGCCACCGGCGCCACCGCCGAGGTGGAGGTGCGCCCCGCCGCCCCGCTTACTTACAACGACCCGCGCCTGCTGCAACAAGCCCTGCCCACGCTGCGCAACGTAGCGGGCACCAGCGCCGTGAGCGAGATGAAAGCCGTAACCGGCGCCGAAGACTTTGGTTGCTACCAAGAGAAGGTGCCCGGCGTGTACCTGTACCTAGGCGCTATGCCCAAGGGCGTGGACCCCGCCACCACCGCGCCGCACCACACCCCAGGCTTCTTCCTCGATGAAAGCGGCTTTGGCCTAGGTGTGCGCACCCTCGCCAACCTAGCCGTCGATTACCTCAGCGGCAAGATGAAGTAG
- a CDS encoding WG repeat-containing protein → MKRILWLPLAFALSYVAAAQPAPARLVPCRKGNQWGYADRQGRMVLPLRYDEAGPFVDEVAWVRMGGRYGYIDGGGNAITPVHFERASNFQQGRATVVLKGDTFDIDISGHRLTEPREQAEEDYLAQGDPLRRNGKVGFRFSIGDAVVPPVYDEVQDLYHDGLLLVRQGPKWGVVDNRGRQRLPLSFDNIRASEQNGYAYPIVEQQGRFGYLGPNGKLIIKPKYAAAEPFVAGVARVITPEGKVGYVDDEGREYFD, encoded by the coding sequence ATGAAACGCATCCTTTGGCTGCCGTTGGCCTTTGCGCTCAGCTATGTCGCAGCGGCCCAGCCTGCTCCTGCCCGCCTGGTGCCCTGCCGCAAAGGCAACCAGTGGGGCTACGCCGACCGCCAGGGCCGCATGGTACTGCCCCTGCGTTACGACGAGGCCGGCCCGTTCGTCGACGAGGTGGCTTGGGTGCGCATGGGTGGGCGCTACGGCTACATCGATGGCGGCGGCAATGCCATCACGCCCGTGCATTTCGAGCGGGCCTCCAACTTTCAGCAGGGCCGCGCCACGGTGGTGCTCAAGGGCGACACCTTCGACATCGATATATCGGGCCACCGGCTTACCGAGCCCCGCGAGCAAGCCGAGGAAGATTACCTAGCGCAAGGCGACCCGCTCCGCCGCAACGGCAAAGTGGGCTTCCGCTTTTCGATTGGCGACGCCGTGGTGCCCCCCGTGTACGACGAGGTGCAGGACCTCTACCACGACGGCCTGCTGCTGGTGCGCCAAGGCCCCAAGTGGGGCGTGGTAGACAACCGCGGCCGCCAGCGCCTGCCTCTTAGCTTCGACAACATCCGGGCCAGCGAGCAAAACGGCTATGCCTACCCCATTGTGGAGCAACAAGGCCGCTTCGGTTACCTAGGGCCCAACGGCAAGCTCATCATCAAGCCCAAGTACGCCGCTGCCGAGCCCTTTGTGGCCGGCGTGGCCCGCGTAATCACCCCCGAGGGCAAAGTAGGCTACGTGGACGACGAAGGCCGCGAGTATTTCGATTAA
- a CDS encoding GIY-YIG nuclease family protein — MYVYILTNPTQTVLYIGVTNDLKRRLYEHCSGRGDAGKFTGRYQVDLLVYFKICPDATQAIAREKLDASQERRADCRV; from the coding sequence ATGTACGTCTACATCCTGACCAACCCTACCCAGACCGTGCTCTACATTGGCGTTACGAATGACCTTAAACGTCGCCTGTACGAGCATTGCAGCGGTCGAGGCGACGCCGGGAAGTTTACCGGACGATATCAAGTGGACTTGCTAGTGTATTTCAAAATATGCCCAGATGCGACGCAAGCCATAGCGCGAGAAAAGCTGGACGCGAGCCAAGAAAGACGCGCTGATTGCCGCGTTTAA
- a CDS encoding hydroxymethylglutaryl-CoA reductase, with amino-acid sequence MIFTPSPMLLKLLYTRGSLHNLPDNGGVAFSLKNRLDTVRLTRIDQVRVNGHALGPEQITIDLGNGNIRPATELGENGGLEFPVGHSITLRLHTNPLPEGMHPVQLQFQTDPFGELQVEVEDAIVQQDQRVRIPRFEPDDYAEAAIQARQRFAQDFTGQEFEHITKYSFDPHALKGNCEHFVGVAQVPIGLAGPLRVNGEHAQGDFLIPLATTEGTLVASYNRGMQLLNLSGGVKCTVIGDAMQRAPVFVFDDARGARDFSRWVEECIDKIRHEAEATSRVAKLQYIDTYLANKFAYLRFNFSTGDAAGQNMVGRATFAACSWILANYQGAPIRNFYLESNFATDKKASQINVMRTRGKRVVAEALIKRDVLQQRMRVTPEQLAYHGQVANVGAFMSGANNNGLHSANGITAMFIATGQDVANVAESSAGIIYSERTPEGDLYLSITIPSLIVATHGGGTGLATQNECLRMLGCTGRGTVNKFAEIVAGVVLAGELSLAAAISSSDWVSSHEQYGRNR; translated from the coding sequence ATGATCTTCACCCCGAGTCCCATGCTGCTGAAGCTGCTGTATACCCGCGGCAGCTTGCACAACTTACCCGATAACGGCGGCGTTGCTTTCTCGCTGAAAAACCGCCTCGATACGGTTCGCCTTACGCGCATCGACCAGGTTCGGGTAAACGGCCATGCCCTAGGTCCGGAGCAGATTACTATTGACCTAGGCAACGGCAACATTCGGCCGGCTACGGAACTTGGCGAAAACGGCGGCTTGGAGTTTCCCGTGGGGCACAGCATTACGCTGCGCCTGCACACCAACCCGCTGCCCGAGGGCATGCACCCCGTGCAATTGCAGTTCCAGACCGACCCTTTCGGCGAGCTGCAAGTGGAGGTGGAAGATGCCATTGTGCAGCAAGACCAGCGCGTGCGCATCCCGCGCTTCGAGCCCGACGATTACGCCGAAGCCGCCATCCAGGCCCGGCAGCGCTTTGCGCAAGACTTCACCGGCCAGGAGTTCGAGCACATCACCAAGTACTCCTTCGATCCGCACGCGCTTAAAGGCAACTGCGAGCATTTCGTGGGCGTGGCGCAGGTGCCCATCGGGCTGGCCGGGCCGTTGCGCGTAAACGGCGAGCACGCGCAGGGCGACTTTCTCATTCCGTTGGCCACCACCGAAGGCACCTTGGTAGCCAGCTACAACCGCGGCATGCAGCTGCTCAACCTGAGCGGCGGCGTAAAGTGCACCGTTATCGGCGACGCCATGCAGCGCGCCCCCGTGTTTGTGTTCGACGACGCCCGCGGCGCCCGCGATTTCAGCCGCTGGGTGGAGGAGTGCATCGACAAAATCCGGCACGAGGCCGAAGCCACTTCGCGCGTGGCCAAGCTGCAGTACATCGACACGTACCTGGCCAACAAATTTGCTTACCTGCGCTTCAACTTCAGCACCGGCGATGCAGCGGGCCAAAACATGGTGGGCCGGGCCACGTTTGCGGCTTGCTCCTGGATACTAGCCAACTACCAGGGCGCGCCCATCCGCAACTTCTACCTCGAGTCGAACTTCGCCACCGATAAAAAAGCCTCGCAGATTAACGTTATGCGCACCCGCGGCAAACGCGTGGTGGCCGAAGCCCTGATTAAGCGCGACGTGCTGCAGCAGCGCATGCGCGTTACGCCCGAGCAACTGGCCTACCACGGGCAGGTGGCCAACGTGGGCGCGTTTATGTCGGGCGCCAACAACAACGGCTTGCACTCGGCCAATGGCATCACGGCCATGTTCATCGCCACGGGCCAGGATGTGGCCAACGTAGCGGAATCGTCGGCGGGCATTATTTACTCGGAGCGCACGCCCGAAGGCGACTTGTACCTGAGCATCACCATTCCGTCGCTGATTGTGGCTACCCACGGCGGCGGCACCGGCCTGGCCACCCAAAACGAGTGCCTGCGCATGCTGGGCTGCACCGGCCGCGGCACCGTTAATAAGTTTGCCGAAATAGTGGCCGGCGTGGTGCTGGCCGGCGAGCTAAGCCTGGCCGCCGCCATCAGCAGCTCCGATTGGGTAAGCTCGCACGAGCAGTATGGCCGCAACCGGTAG
- a CDS encoding phytanoyl-CoA dioxygenase family protein, with product MQLSADYPRFCLSDLQLTREQKNFFGQYGFLHFRQFVSPETVQVLLQAMEQLQQQWLASGVTKINGVPIKYGRDADGTRMVQRFAFASQHSPALHAFLQDARLPALFELLDAPGARIGENEKNGLVVNHYVNEPNSTFAQMGWHTDALRDVFEGQRVGPMLNVGLHLDDCPASNGGLRVLPGTHRQRLRELLFRKKYFASHEADPNELAIATQAGDLTVHDGRMWHRVARSPLVGAASRRRVMYVPIVAGKYQPKHAAAPTPLYLRFLHLVK from the coding sequence ATGCAGCTATCTGCCGATTATCCCCGCTTTTGCTTATCCGATTTGCAGCTCACCCGCGAGCAAAAAAACTTTTTTGGGCAATACGGCTTTCTTCATTTTCGGCAATTTGTAAGCCCGGAAACGGTGCAGGTGCTGCTACAGGCCATGGAGCAGTTGCAGCAGCAATGGCTGGCCAGCGGCGTAACCAAAATCAACGGGGTGCCCATCAAGTACGGCCGCGATGCGGATGGCACGCGCATGGTGCAGCGGTTTGCCTTTGCCTCGCAGCACAGCCCCGCGCTGCACGCATTTCTGCAGGATGCACGCCTGCCGGCCCTGTTCGAGCTGCTTGATGCGCCCGGGGCCCGCATCGGCGAAAACGAGAAGAACGGCCTCGTGGTAAATCACTACGTGAACGAACCCAACAGCACGTTTGCGCAAATGGGTTGGCACACCGATGCCCTGCGCGACGTGTTCGAGGGCCAGCGCGTGGGGCCTATGCTCAACGTGGGCCTTCACCTCGACGACTGCCCGGCTAGCAATGGCGGCTTGCGGGTGCTGCCGGGTACGCACCGCCAACGCTTGCGCGAGTTGCTGTTTCGCAAAAAGTACTTCGCCAGCCACGAGGCCGACCCCAACGAGCTAGCCATTGCAACCCAGGCCGGCGACCTTACCGTGCACGACGGCCGCATGTGGCACCGCGTAGCCCGCTCGCCTTTGGTTGGTGCCGCTTCGCGCCGCCGCGTTATGTACGTGCCCATTGTAGCGGGCAAGTACCAGCCAAAGCACGCCGCAGCACCTACGCCCTTGTACCTGCGTTTCCTGCACCTGGTAAAGTAA